Sequence from the Luteibacter aegosomaticola genome:
ACCCCGGCTGGAGTCGATCCCGGGCCTTGCGCGCGTGGATGTATAGGTCGGGTCTGCGACTCGCGTGGCGGCTTGGAACGATTCGTGCGAAATACTCCGGCGGACTAAACCAAGGTGTGATGCGGTAACCGCAGGAAGAGAACGAAACAGCAGGAACGTTCATTTGAGGGCCTTAGGTATTCGGCAACAATTTTGCCAAACCCCTTCCGATCAGAGTCCCACCATGAAATCCTCCCTGCTGTCGGTCGCTATCGCGACCGCACTCCTCTCGTTCGCCCCGATGGCAGCTTTCGCAGCGGCTGGGGACGCGCCGGTCGCGCCGGCCGTCCAGGTCCGTGGCGTGGACCATGTCGGTATCAACGTCCCCGACGTCGACGCCGCGAGCGCATTTTTCCACGACATGTTCGGGTTTGTGCCGGTCACCGAGATGCGCGACATCCCGGTCGACGCAGCCTTCAAGAAGACCTTCCACATGCACGCCGATGCCAAGGTCAAAAGCATCCGCATGCTCCGCGCCGGCGACGGTGCGAACATTGAGCTCTTCCAGTACGAGTCGCCCAGCGCCGTCAAGGAACAGCCGTTCTACGACGACATCGGCGCATCGCATATCGCGCTTTATACCGACAACATCGACGCCGCGGTGGCTTCGCTCCGCGCCAAAGGCGTCACGGTGCTCACCGACCCCATCAAGATGACCCAGGGACCGGCCGCCGGTAACGCCTGGGTGTACTTCCTCACGCCGTGGGGCGCCAAGATGGAGCTCGTGAGCTACCCCAACGGCCAGGCTGGTGAAGCCGCCGCGGGCGTGTACCTGTGGAAAGCACCGGTGAAGGCAACCACCGCACCGCTCGACCGCGCCGTCGTCGACAACCTCGTCAAGCACTACGTCGCGATGCTCAACGATCCGAGTGCGGAGAGTCGCGCTAGCGCGATCGATACGTACTACACGAACGACACCGTCTTCAACGACCCGGAAGGCCTGATCAACGGCAAGGCGGAACTCAACGCGCTCGTCGGCAAGCTCCAGGCCGCGAACAAGGGATTTACCTTCCGCCAGACCGGCGCCGTCGTCGTGCAGAACGGCAGCGTGCGGGTGCCCTGGACGTTCGGTCCCGCCGCACAGCCGAAGAAAATCACCGGCGAGGACATCCTGACCCTCGTTGACGGCAGGATCGCCACGACCACCGTCTTTCTTAACCGCATCGCGCACTGAGGATGGAAACGGCCATGATCCCTACCCCAAGCTCCGCGCTCTATCTCCACTACGTCGTCAAGGAAGGCAAGGTCAATGAACTGCTCGGCCACCTGCGAACCATCCTCGATGAGTGCGCGAAGGAAGACGACTTCATCACGGCGATCCTCCACCAGACGCCGGAACGCCCTCTCGAGCTGACGCTCTACGAACTGTGGCGTGGCACCAGGGAGACATTCGCCCAGACCCAGGGCACGCGCGCCTATCGAAAGGTTTACATGGAAGCGAGCCGGCCGCTTGTAGACAGCGTGCAGGTCAGCTGGGATACGCCCATCCACGTCTGGGGCCAGTTCGGTCCACTCGGCGGCTGACTGCGATCCGTCAATACCCCTCGAAGGGGATGCGTATCCTTGCCAATGCAATAACCTGTGACACACGGGCCTTATTGCCCTCCAAGCCGCATTGACGCCTGGAGCCCCCTTCGTGGAATCCGCTGCAAACAACCGGGTAGAACGCTTTGCGCCGCTACCCGAGAACGTCGTATCGCTGGAGATGCGACAGCATCACTGGCACGGGGCACGCTTTGATGTCCATGAACAACGCAGTGTCGGCCGCGTTTCGTATCACCTGTGCTACGAGAACGAAACGCGGCTTTCTGCCCTGCTGGAGGAAGTCGGAACCGGGCGCGCGGAGCCACGCCTCAGCGCTGACAAACCCTGCACTGTCGAATACCAGCCCCGGCATATGACGCTTGTTCCGGCCGGGATGGATTTGTGGGGGCACTCCGACGATATCCATTACATGAAAGACGCCACCATCGCTTTCGATCTCGACGCACTCGAACAGCGATTCGAAGGGATTTTTAAACGAAGCGCATTCCTGGAGCCACGGATACGCATGGCTGATGAGCGCATTGCTTCCATCCTGCAGCTGCTGAGCGATGCAGTGGGTAGCGATGATCCTTCCGTACAGCTCTATGGTGATGGCCTCATCGCAAGCCTGGTCGCTAGCCTGATGAGCCCGCATCGCCCCGTCGCAACACCCAAGGGCGCGCTAGCCCAGTGGCAGGTGCGGCGGATCACTTCGCACCTCCATGACCGACTCCCGGAACGGGTGGATCTTGCGGAGCTGGCGTCGCTTGCGGGTCTCTCGCCAGCCCATTTCAGCCGGGCATTCAAGCTTTCTACCGGGCTCGCGCCGTATCAATGGCAGCTGGATATGCGAGTGCGCCGCGCGCAGGAGCTCCTGGAAACAAGCAAGCAGACCCTTGATGAGGTCGCAGACGCATGCGGGTTCGCTGATGGTTCGCACTTTGCGCGAACGTTTAAGCGTTTCTCGGGATGCACGCCTTCTGAGTGGCGGCGCCGGCGGTTGTAACTCCCTCTCGATCAGGGTGCGTCGTGGAAAATGATGCCTAGCGTGTGCCGGCGGCCTCGGTGAAGGCGGCTCACGCCGTGCCTCATCTTCACCTGGTAGTCGCCTCGGGTGCCACGCATCGGGCGCACGTCGACGGCGAAAATGACAGCATCCCCCTTCCTTAGCGGTACAACGATCGGCCGGGTCTGCATGCGCGGACGCTGCTCGGTCATCACGAACTCGCCGCCATCGAAGTCCTCGCCAGGCTCGGAGAGCAGCACCGCGACCTGCAGAGGGAAGACGTGCTCGCCGTAGAGGTCCTGATGCAGGCAGTTGTAGTCGCCTTGGGAATACTGCAGGAGCAACGGCGTGGGTCGCTCCTGGCCTGCTTCATGGCATCGCTTAAGGAAAGCGTCGTGGTCGGATGGGAACCTGACCGTGCGACCCAGGCGTTCGTGCCAGGCGTTCGCGATGGGCACGAGCCTGGGATAAATCGACGTTCGCAGCGACTGAACCAACGATGGCAGCGGGTAGCTGAAGTAGCGGTATTCGCCCTTGCCGAAGCCGTGGCGCGCCATGACGACATGGCTCCTGAAGCCCTTGCCGCTCGCGTAGAGCGCTGCCATGTTGTCGCATTCGGTAGCATTCAGTAGACCAGGCAGGAGCGCCCAACCCTGCGCATCCAGGGACGCTGCCACCTCGGGCCAAGCAAAGGACTCCAGTCGATCGGTGTTGCGCGAGCCGCTCACGTTGTCACCCCTCACCTTTTGGAAAGGCAACATTCGCACGGCATCAGGCTGCGAACACTCCGAATCTTGCTATGAACCCAGTCGGCTCTGGCAGTTCTCAGCCAGGGAGAATCTTGGGATCGGCAACGATGACCTCGTGATCCCCATCGATAGCCCCAGGGCTGTCCGAGTAGTGATCGTGGTCTCGTCCGGTGCCGGACTCTTGTTTATCGGCCTGCGAGAGAAAGAAATGCGCGAGCGAGCGAAGCTGTTCCGGACCCGCGACGAAGGTGACCTCGTCCATGAACAACAACGTGTCAGGTACACCTGCCGATCGGCCAAAGACTTTCATAGTACGAGATCCATCCTTGTTTATTTGTAGATGTCTTAGTTCAATGCGCGCTGTGGTCGCATGCCCCGATGCGTTCTTCGCTTGCCAGCCAGTTCAACAGATCCTGGACAGTTACCAACGGAGGCGGCGTATTGGGTGTCCGCCTCCTAATCAGCACCTCTAGTGCGTCCTGAGCTTCGCCCAACTCCCAGCTGTCTACTTTGAAGATCGAGGCAAGAGTATCGCTCGGCCGCAGCTGACCGGGTCGAATATGGAGCTCTCCGGCAACGACCCTAAAAACATGTTCAAATAGCGCCAGGGGAACATCGGCCTGGGTCGTCGCATGCAAGCGTGGAAGATCAATATCCTCTCTTCCCGCGACCAGGCTTTTGCGGGGCCCTCTAGCGAGTGCGAATACCGACCCGAGAACAACAACGGCAAGGATGGCAGCGAGGGCATTCATGGACATAGTTTGCCTCAAGTACAGGCCACAGCACGTTAGCGGAACTACGGAAGGCATCAGGAGCTTGCCTTGACCAAGCTCGATCGGATCATCGACATTTTCTTCGCCACGCTTTCCGGCGGACTTCTGCTTGTCCTTGTACCCATCGCCATCGCGGGCATGAGCTATACCGCCGCCCCCCCCCCCTTGATAGGGATAGCACTAGGAGCGCTCGTGTGGGGGCATCTTAGAGGGTTCAATTGGGCCGCCAAGGCGACCGTAATGCTCCTAGTCCTGGGGAATATATTCGCCATTTTTGACTTTTTCCCTCCCTTTGGGGACGAAGTTCACCCGGGCCTTTCGCTCGGTGAACGGCTTCTCGGACTGTCGTTCGTAACCGCTGCCTGTGTGTCACTCATCGTCGTGCTTTACTTCCGCCAACGGTCCAGGGGCGCGGAGCCACGATGAACGTCAAACTTGCTACCCTTTCGTTCGCCCTGGCGCTGTCCATTCAGACCGCCAACGCGACCGACGAGGGTAGGACGAAGACGAGACGGAGGGCGAGACTGTGACGTCGAAAAGCCGCGGCGAGGCTGCGCTGACCATCGCTGAACGCGAGGCGTTCGAGGCATTGATAAGTTTCACCGTCAAGATGCGCGACCTGGGCTGGCCTTCCCTGCCGGGGCTACTGGGCGGTATGCAGCCCATCGACGGCTTTCCATCGGACCCAGGGGTTTGGGAAGATTGGCATCAGGTCATCATGTCGTTAGCTCAGGGCGTCGCCCGGCCCGGGGAACGCCGTCTATCGAGCGAGGCTGCCTACAAGGCCGTCTTTCTATTCCTCGGACGGCAGTTCCAGAAGCGAGGCATTGAAAGCCTCACGGAGGTGGTCGCGCGCCTTGAAGCCACCCCGCCAGATAGTCTCGCCCGTGAAGTCACGGAGGATTGGAACGATATTCTTCGACAGACACATCCGATGAATGACATTCCGAACCTACACGATGCGACGCTCATTTCCGTTCACGTCGACTGGGCGCAGAAAGGCGCTTGCATCCGAGTCCGGCACGGATGGCCGCCTACATTCAGTGACTTGACCTTGTCCGGCCTTCAGCGGATTTCATTGACGGCCTTGGACGAATGGGGGCCAAGCCTTCACATCCTCAGCGTCAGAACCGAACCGAATGACAAGTCCTGCCGGATTATCATCGAGATGCAAAGCGGCGACACGATCGACGCCACCGCTAAGTCCATCGAGTTTTTTAACGCACCTGAAGTGATGGACCCTTGATGCTCGATTGCTGAGACCGGACCATCAGTAGACCGAAAATAACCACGATGGCACCGGCATAAGCGTATTGGCCTCGGGCCACACCGACGCCAAACGGAAACCAGATACCAGGAATACCGAGCGCGTTCACTTCGGTGGCGAAGATGCCTACACCGATCAACACGGCAGCAAGGGCGGCGACGTAACCGACCCAGGTCCGTGTGCGCCCTACGCCAAGCGCGACGACCCAGATGTAGAACAATGCGAACGCCAGGCGAATCACGGTAATCGCACTATCGGCAACCGACGCGACGCCAGGCGCCACGCTCGCCCACGGACGTCCCAGCCACGCCAATATCACGTACGCCACCGTACACGCCACGACCGCAGGCAAAACCCAACGCTGGCGCGCGACATCGAACCAGTCGCGCCATGCCAGCACCCATGCGGCAAGCACGAGTGGCCTGAGCAATACGGTCACCAGGAAATCATAGGCGTGCAGGCTAAGCCACGGCGTCCAGTAGAACAGCACCTGGTTGATCCGCAGAGCCGCCAACAACAGAAGCGCCACAGCGAGCCAGCGGCCGCGCTCGCCACCACCCGGCACCCGTAGCGCCATGACCATGATCGCGAGAATGGTGAAAGCCAACGGTTCGACGGCGTCCGCGACATAGCCCACGAACGTCTTCAGCCACTGCACCTGATGGAGCTGCGCGATCGCATCGACCGTGCCAAGGGTTGGTGCGACATGGATGCCACCATTCTCCGGGCCCGCATCAAGCGGATCCATCCAGACGCGGAATGCGAGGTGGTACATGCGAGGCTCGCCAGGAGCGCCCGCGGGCAGCATGAACACGGTGGGACGTACGCCATACACCTTCGGAATAGGACCGCTAAAGTCGCCCGAAGTCCCCAACCGCACGCCATCAACGTAAAGCTCGTACGTCGAATCCACGAGCGTGGGTGCGGCCAGCGCAACAGGTTGACCACCGTCGACCGTCACAGACAGCCGGTACCACGCAAAGCCTGTGTAGTCGCGATGCCCCCGCTGACCCCAACCGACCACGTAGCCCGGCAGCCCGACATCGCCATCGTGAGCGTCGGGAGCCGCCGTCAGGTCCACGCTTTCCCACGAAGCATCATCAAAGGCCGGCGCCGCCCAGCGCTGGTCGTCGCCGATGTGGAATCGCCATGGGCCCGTTAACGGCACTGCCGATGTCCCGAGCGCGACGTGTTGCGCGGGCTGCTCCGCCGATGCAGCCCATGAAGGGAGCCCGAACAGGAGGGTCAACAGGCACAAGACAGGCAGGGTCGCAAACCAGCGCATGGACTCTCCAGGAGGCCGTCACGTGTGGCATGAAGCTTAGCGCCTCGAGCGGCGCGTGACGCGCGCTGCAGCTCGAACGCCTCCCGCTAGCCCGTGAAGCCCACAAGGTCGACCTTAGCGCCCGACGGCCGGCCTTGATCGTCCAATGAACCCCGAAAGTGCTCCCGATAGTCATCCGGAAGCACATGCATCGTGCGCATAAATGCACGACGCAGGGCTTGCTCATCTCCGAAGCCAGAGAGCACTGCAACGCGCTTCAGGGGCAACCCCGTCTCTTCCAACGCTCGCCGCGCCCCGTCGAGGCGCATGCCTTCCACTGCCTTCGCGGGCGTCATGCCCATGCGTTGCCGGTAGACGCGAGCGAACGTACGTGGGGCCATGCATACGCGCCCAGCGAGCTGTTCGACGCGGAGATCCGCATCGAGGTTGGCGGCCATCCAGGCATGTAGGTCACCGAACACATCGCCGCCCGTGGCCTGGGCGGCTAACGGCGAGCTGTACTGGGATTGGCCGCCTGACCGTTTCACAAAAACGACAAGCTGCCTGGCCACCTCAATGGCGACACGGTGGCCGTGGTCTTCTTCAATGAGCGCGAGAGTCAGGTCGATGCCGGACGTCACACCGGCCGACGTCCAGACCTGCCCATCCCGAACAAAGATGCTTTCCGCATCCACGTTCACCGCCGGATAGCCCGTAGCCAGACGCTTCGCCCATTGCCAATGGGTCGCCGCGCGGCGACCGTCGAGCTGGCCGGCCGCTGCAAGAAGGAAGGCCCCTGTGCAGATAGAACAGACTCGACGGCATTGGGCAGCCCGCGCCGCCACCCACTCCGAGACGGCCGGCGACACCTCGTAGGTGTCGTCCCGGCAGCCACCCGGGGCCACCAGGGTATCGATCGCAACCCCATCAAGCGACGACAGGGGTTCGCTCATGACCTGCAAGCCGGCACTCGTGGTGACCAGGCCGCCGGATTCCGAGGCGACTACCATGACGTAAGGCGTCGCCCGGCTACCTGACTGGAGACGATTGGCCGTGTGGAAGGCCTGCATCGGGCCAGTCAGATCAAGCACATTCATGTGCTCGTGCGCCAGGAGGACAACGCGCCGCAAGGAGGGAATGGATGCCACGTTAGCCTGCTCGGTCAGCGAGAGCGTTTCCAGGGAAACTCGAAGACCAGCGCAACGCCATCGGCCGTTGCCTGACCATACCGCTGCATGATGCCATCAAGCGCTCCGTCGAGCGCGGTGGCGGTCCGTTCTGTAGGGGGAACCACCGGCCTGCCCGCTATGCGTTGAGGAGGCGAGTCCGGCCATAGGGTGAGGCCATGACGCGTGACCACGGGACGCCCATCCGCAGTCGTCACGAAGGCGCGGCTGCGACCAGTCGATGAGTAAGCGTCGACGGTCAGCGCCAGGCTCACCTCGTCGATGCCGCCCGCAACTGCAATGACAATGAGGTCTTGCGTGTGCCACCACCGGTTCGTGTAGGCGACCTTGGCGAGAGGCCAGGCCGTGCCTGAGAGGTGAGGCTCAAACGCACTTGTATCGTGCACGGGCGACCAGTCATCCACGCCGAGGTCACGGGCAATGCGAGTAGACGCGGCACGCCCGTGGATCGCCTCAATCAAGGCGATCGACACCGGAACCGCCGCACTGACCCCGCTGGTGGAAATCCACGACCCATCGGCGAGGTAGCGCCGATCCCGCACCCAGCGTACCGATGGATACGACTTGATCCTGGCTGACTCTGTCGACCAGTGCGCAGTGGCAAATCGTCCCGCAAACAGCCCGGTCTGCGCGACGATCAACCCGCCATTGCAGATGCTCACCGTGGTCGCACCTTTGCCTACCTGCGACTTCAACCAGTCGATCAGGGCCTGCGAGGACGCCTGCGCGGGCACGACGACATAGTCGGCTCCCTCCGGCACCTGCTCGTCGAAGCCGTGCAACGTGCTCTGCCCCTGAATGCGCGGCCCCGGCTGGCCCATATCCGTAAACGTGGACAACGCGTCGTCGCCGGTGGTCACCACCTTGACGTCCAGCCCTTCGTCTCGGGACAGAATGCCGAAGGGCACGAGCAGGTCACTTAGCTCGGCGCCTTGGTTGTTAGCAACAATGGCGACTACGGGGCGGCTATGTCCCAGCCGACTTTCGTACTTCGGAAGAGATCCGGGCTCGGCCCCGGAGGACACGACCCGCTTAGCGGGCGCGCAGGCACAGAGGGCTGCCGTGGCAAGAACGAGCAGTTGCGCCAACAACCGGCCTATACGGGAATGTTCCATCGTGAAGCGCCACCAGAGATGAGCGCTGATTCTTGTCGGGCATTACGCCGCACGCCACGCCAGATGGGCATCATTTCCTGCCAGCCGATCGGGGCGGCTTCCAGATCGCGAAGGCACCACTAGCACGGCGCGGTCAGTGCCCCACCTGGGCCGTAGCGCCGCCTGGCTGACCCACAGGGCCATTGGGACAGGGATTTCCTGGGAGCTTGCTATAGGTGGCGTTGCGTTGCGTGCGTGTGGACGTGAACGTCAAATTGCCCTGACCATCAGGCTTGAGGATGAACCCGATGGGCCCCTTTCCGGGAAGCATTAGCCGGGTAAACATTTCCCCATCAAACACATGCACCCTCCCACGGACATCCACGCGGCAGCCGATGCCCTGCATGATGTATGTTCCATCCGCTTCGATGCCAAAGGTATCGGGCGGCATCGGATCCTCGTTTCGCGATACCTTCCAGTAGCCGACCATCCAGGGTTCGATGCCCGGGTGTGGCGAGGTGGTTCGCGCATGCGAAGCAACATGCACGGATGCAAGGAGCGTGATCAGCACTAGGCCCGAGCGATGAACAAATCGCCATCTCATATCGTCAATCCTCTGTGACACGCGCTTAGCACTTCACAACACTCGGCCTAACTCCCACTGCCAACTCGATGGCGTCAAGCAGTTGGCTAGCGACCGTCTCAGGCAGACTCATCGTATGGCCTGTGATAGCACCGTTTCTTCGAACATACACCCGCCGCGATGTTGACGGCGCCCCACGCCGGGGGAGTCGAATGTGCAATGTCACGTCCGCGCCTTCACCCAAGGTAAGCACCCTGCTCTTCCCGATAGGAAAGGAGAATGCCAAGTCCTGGAGAACCAGGTCGCCACGCACGACCTTGATGGACTGCCGACGAATCCAGACCCACAGAACGACGACCGCCAAGCCCCCGCACAGAAGCAGTGCATGACGCCACCCTGCGATAACTAAGAAGCATCCGAGCCCAACGCAAACGAACGTCTGAAGCAGACGCCTCTCGTACGCACAGATCCATTGGGTATTCACATCCATCGCCACTCCTCTCCCGTTACTTGGGAGCCCGAGCGGTCGAAGTGCCCGACCCGATTGATTCGTGGCCACCGAACCTTACCCCTGGCCCAAGGACTCCCACGAAGACAAGGAGGACGACCAGAGCCCCGACAAGCCACGCTGTAGCGCGGCCAATGGTCGCCCCGATGGGCAGCCCATCGTCTTGCACCATGGCAGCAATGGCCGGTAAGCCTGCCATGCAGACAAAACCGCCGCTCACGCCAGATAGCAGCACGAGGCTGGGAATGGGGTTCAATGCAGCCCCGAGGACGAACAAGACGCTACCGGCGAGATAGGCCGGCCAAAGCAAAGACGGCAGGCTGCCCGCGCTGATCCCGGAGGCCCGCAGTCGTTGCGCCAACGCGGCCGCGGCGACCCGCAGGCTAGCGTAATAGCCCAGAGCTCCTACCATGCCCATCCCGATGCGCCAGGCGACGTGCGGCTCAAGCCCACGCGTCGCGGCGGCGAGATCGCCGAAATCCAGCACACCGGAATACACGCCATAGCCAAACCCGTTCAGCAGGTTCACGACGCCAAACAGCCAGACGAAGAAGGCGCCAGGCCCAAAACCGGCACCACGACGAAACCAAATCATCGTGACGACACCCAAGACGACGTTGAGTGCCGGGCCGGCTAATGCAATCCAGGGGTTCGTCGCATCCGTGCTTAAGGCGACCGTCGATATAGAAAGAATGCTCACGCCGGAGGAAAGCAACGCGGCAACCCCGTGCCCGAGCGCCTCGTGCGCGACATCGACCGCGGCGAAGGCCACGATGCCGATAGCCGCAGCGACCACCCACTCCTTGTGCCCCATGGCCATCCTTTTCCTCCCCTTGGTTGTGGGGGATTCTAACCAGAGGATGGAGGTGTTGCGCGTTGCCCGCTAGATCGGCAACGGCTGCTGCGGGATCCACGAGGCGAGGACCATCGGGGCCTTCTCATTCCCCGGGATCACCGGCACCCGTACGGTCTGCAGGACCGCCCTCGCGGCGCCCTGCCGGCGCACGACGATGGTGAGGTGATTGCCGGTCCGGTTCCATCGGACCAGGTTGGTGGGGTCAACCGTATCCAGACAGGCGCCGTCCTCGTAGAGGGCCAGGCCGAACTGCTCGTGTGCTTCCACTACGTCCATGCCCATCCCCCAGGTCATAGCCTCACGGCACGGGCGATGATCTCAACGACGGGAGCGCCTGTCTGTCAGGCAAGGCTTACACCGATTCGGACACGCCACCCGCGGCGTTTACCGCCGGCGTCCGTCGATGCTGATCCGGCCCGCACCGAATGCAGCCACATAGAGCATGCCGCCGCAAATCGAGACGTTCTTTAGGAAATGGATCAGCTGGTTCTGGTCGGCGAAGTTGTGGTGGAACGCCAGTGCCGTGCCCAGTGAGAAAACGGCAAGAATCAGCCCGACCGGCCGAGTCAGGAAGCCAACGAGCAAGAGCGTGCCGCATCCGAGCTCAACGGCAAGGGCGATGGCATACCCCACCTCCGGCAGCGGCAGGCCGACCGACTTGATGTAGGCGATCGTCATGGCCGGGGCGGCGAGCTTGCCGATGCCGGAGAAGAGGAAAAGCACGCTAAGCAAGACGCGGCCGAGTGCCGTGGTCCACTGCTGTGCCGGGGTGATTGCCGCTGGGCCGCTGGATGGGGAAAAAATGCGCGCACTCATAAAAGGTCCTGTGGTTGGAGATCGGGCCTTACTAGCCCGGACCGTTTATCCCACAGGTGAAGCGCCCGTTGATTGGAGTATCCACGCGGCGCCTTTCAACCCTCTGGCTCAGCCCTTCTTTAGGAAGCACACCTTGAGCACGAGACCCTTGATCTTCTCCGAGTTCCCCTCGATGTGCTCCGCATCGCCCTCTACCAGGCGGATATTGCGGATGACCGTGCCTTGCTTGAGCGGGATGGAAGAGCCTTTGACCTTCAGGTCCTTGATTACCACGACGGTATCGCCGTTGTTGAGCACGTTGCCATGAACGTCGCGCACCGGAGCCTCACCCTCTTCGGTATTGGAAGCGTGTTCGGGCCATTCGTGGGCGCAATCGGGGCAGATATACATGCCACCATCGCTGTACGTATTTTCCATGCCGCACATGGGGCAAGCTGGAATGCTGGGCGCGTTCATGGGTAGATCCCTTAAAAATAAAGCAGGTATGACACTATTGCCGCGAAAAATGCGCTGCGAAGAAATATCGAGAAGCGAGGCGTCGTTAACTATCGGCGCGATTATACGTCGTCCGCTTACCGCTTGGCGGCACGCCGCCGCGACGAAGAAACAGGAGGCGTCCGGTACGGCCGTTCAAGGCAGATCGCGGACAAGTCGCGCTTCTTCGGCACCAGGGTGGATTTGCGCTGCATCGGGTCTTTCATCCGCCGAATGTCGTACCAGACCTCGTCGTCTTCGACCTCCGATCCCAGGCTCATCAGGTCCGTAACCCCGACAAACTCGATGAATACCTTCGCACCCTCGTCGTTCTTGAACGCGGATTCACCCTCCTTTCCCCGCTGCATGGCCGCCTTGTAGGCGAGCTCTGCAGTCTCGGTTTCGATGAGCAGAATGCGCTCTTCAACAATCCGGAAGCCACCCGGCTTATCGTCTTCGGACCGGAACTGGAAAAGCAGCTTCGCCGCATAGCGTCCGTCAGGCGTTAGCGAAGTAAGGGGCATTTTATGAAGTCTCCTCATAGCTAATCGATTTCGATGCGTCGGCAGACCGAGGAGCCCCTACGGCCATCGCCTCGCTCCCACTTGGTATCCTAGGGTGCCACTGACGACTCATCACCTCAAAGGAACTGATATGCAGGTTATCGATCACGAGCCGTCCGCCTGGTTCCTTTTCAGCGAGGACGATCAGCTGTTTCTCGATGTGTCATGCAATAACGGCCCCGTTGGTTATAGCGTGCTCATCCCCCTCGACGCGAATGAACACGCGAAGTTTCAGGCTGGCGG
This genomic interval carries:
- a CDS encoding VOC family protein yields the protein MKSSLLSVAIATALLSFAPMAAFAAAGDAPVAPAVQVRGVDHVGINVPDVDAASAFFHDMFGFVPVTEMRDIPVDAAFKKTFHMHADAKVKSIRMLRAGDGANIELFQYESPSAVKEQPFYDDIGASHIALYTDNIDAAVASLRAKGVTVLTDPIKMTQGPAAGNAWVYFLTPWGAKMELVSYPNGQAGEAAAGVYLWKAPVKATTAPLDRAVVDNLVKHYVAMLNDPSAESRASAIDTYYTNDTVFNDPEGLINGKAELNALVGKLQAANKGFTFRQTGAVVVQNGSVRVPWTFGPAAQPKKITGEDILTLVDGRIATTTVFLNRIAH
- a CDS encoding putative quinol monooxygenase, which translates into the protein MIPTPSSALYLHYVVKEGKVNELLGHLRTILDECAKEDDFITAILHQTPERPLELTLYELWRGTRETFAQTQGTRAYRKVYMEASRPLVDSVQVSWDTPIHVWGQFGPLGG
- a CDS encoding helix-turn-helix domain-containing protein, whose protein sequence is MESAANNRVERFAPLPENVVSLEMRQHHWHGARFDVHEQRSVGRVSYHLCYENETRLSALLEEVGTGRAEPRLSADKPCTVEYQPRHMTLVPAGMDLWGHSDDIHYMKDATIAFDLDALEQRFEGIFKRSAFLEPRIRMADERIASILQLLSDAVGSDDPSVQLYGDGLIASLVASLMSPHRPVATPKGALAQWQVRRITSHLHDRLPERVDLAELASLAGLSPAHFSRAFKLSTGLAPYQWQLDMRVRRAQELLETSKQTLDEVADACGFADGSHFARTFKRFSGCTPSEWRRRRL
- a CDS encoding 2OG-Fe(II) oxygenase, which codes for MAALYASGKGFRSHVVMARHGFGKGEYRYFSYPLPSLVQSLRTSIYPRLVPIANAWHERLGRTVRFPSDHDAFLKRCHEAGQERPTPLLLQYSQGDYNCLHQDLYGEHVFPLQVAVLLSEPGEDFDGGEFVMTEQRPRMQTRPIVVPLRKGDAVIFAVDVRPMRGTRGDYQVKMRHGVSRLHRGRRHTLGIIFHDAP
- a CDS encoding Imm32 family immunity protein, giving the protein MKVFGRSAGVPDTLLFMDEVTFVAGPEQLRSLAHFFLSQADKQESGTGRDHDHYSDSPGAIDGDHEVIVADPKILPG
- a CDS encoding glycoside hydrolase family 2 yields the protein MRWFATLPVLCLLTLLFGLPSWAASAEQPAQHVALGTSAVPLTGPWRFHIGDDQRWAAPAFDDASWESVDLTAAPDAHDGDVGLPGYVVGWGQRGHRDYTGFAWYRLSVTVDGGQPVALAAPTLVDSTYELYVDGVRLGTSGDFSGPIPKVYGVRPTVFMLPAGAPGEPRMYHLAFRVWMDPLDAGPENGGIHVAPTLGTVDAIAQLHQVQWLKTFVGYVADAVEPLAFTILAIMVMALRVPGGGERGRWLAVALLLLAALRINQVLFYWTPWLSLHAYDFLVTVLLRPLVLAAWVLAWRDWFDVARQRWVLPAVVACTVAYVILAWLGRPWASVAPGVASVADSAITVIRLAFALFYIWVVALGVGRTRTWVGYVAALAAVLIGVGIFATEVNALGIPGIWFPFGVGVARGQYAYAGAIVVIFGLLMVRSQQSSIKGPSLQVR
- a CDS encoding GlxA family transcriptional regulator, which produces MNVLDLTGPMQAFHTANRLQSGSRATPYVMVVASESGGLVTTSAGLQVMSEPLSSLDGVAIDTLVAPGGCRDDTYEVSPAVSEWVAARAAQCRRVCSICTGAFLLAAAGQLDGRRAATHWQWAKRLATGYPAVNVDAESIFVRDGQVWTSAGVTSGIDLTLALIEEDHGHRVAIEVARQLVVFVKRSGGQSQYSSPLAAQATGGDVFGDLHAWMAANLDADLRVEQLAGRVCMAPRTFARVYRQRMGMTPAKAVEGMRLDGARRALEETGLPLKRVAVLSGFGDEQALRRAFMRTMHVLPDDYREHFRGSLDDQGRPSGAKVDLVGFTG
- a CDS encoding DJ-1/PfpI family protein, which codes for MEHSRIGRLLAQLLVLATAALCACAPAKRVVSSGAEPGSLPKYESRLGHSRPVVAIVANNQGAELSDLLVPFGILSRDEGLDVKVVTTGDDALSTFTDMGQPGPRIQGQSTLHGFDEQVPEGADYVVVPAQASSQALIDWLKSQVGKGATTVSICNGGLIVAQTGLFAGRFATAHWSTESARIKSYPSVRWVRDRRYLADGSWISTSGVSAAVPVSIALIEAIHGRAASTRIARDLGVDDWSPVHDTSAFEPHLSGTAWPLAKVAYTNRWWHTQDLIVIAVAGGIDEVSLALTVDAYSSTGRSRAFVTTADGRPVVTRHGLTLWPDSPPQRIAGRPVVPPTERTATALDGALDGIMQRYGQATADGVALVFEFPWKRSR
- a CDS encoding DoxX family protein encodes the protein MSARIFSPSSGPAAITPAQQWTTALGRVLLSVLFLFSGIGKLAAPAMTIAYIKSVGLPLPEVGYAIALAVELGCGTLLLVGFLTRPVGLILAVFSLGTALAFHHNFADQNQLIHFLKNVSICGGMLYVAAFGAGRISIDGRRR
- a CDS encoding zinc ribbon domain-containing protein YjdM, coding for MNAPSIPACPMCGMENTYSDGGMYICPDCAHEWPEHASNTEEGEAPVRDVHGNVLNNGDTVVVIKDLKVKGSSIPLKQGTVIRNIRLVEGDAEHIEGNSEKIKGLVLKVCFLKKG